From a single Adhaeribacter swui genomic region:
- a CDS encoding alpha/beta hydrolase: MFFDYAEAEVRICVEEWTIASQILNREVSGVIYQPEYLSATGPLHLLLLNDGQDLVTMQYDRILTRTLQHKNIQSVLTVGIKAGNRLQEYGVSGQPDFKERGSEAHHYRQFIVQELLPFIHSHTSRAAFSSYTIAGFSLGALSALDIAWHESTIFSRVGAFSGSFWWRSKEYTPKNPDKHRIAHQVIRQTNDKPNLKFWFQAGTQDEKSDRNQNGIIDSIDDTTSLIAELYRKGYERNTEVRYVELLGGRHDITTWGKIMPEFLCWAFRN; this comes from the coding sequence ATGTTTTTTGATTACGCCGAAGCTGAAGTGCGCATTTGTGTGGAAGAATGGACCATTGCGTCGCAAATTTTAAACCGGGAAGTTTCCGGGGTTATTTACCAACCCGAATACCTGAGCGCTACCGGGCCTTTGCATTTACTTTTATTAAACGACGGGCAAGATTTAGTTACCATGCAGTACGACCGGATCTTAACCCGGACCTTACAGCATAAAAATATACAATCGGTACTTACCGTGGGCATTAAAGCCGGTAACCGCCTGCAGGAATACGGCGTATCGGGCCAACCCGATTTTAAAGAACGCGGCAGCGAAGCGCATCATTACCGGCAGTTTATTGTTCAGGAATTATTGCCTTTTATTCATTCCCACACGAGCCGGGCAGCATTTAGCAGTTATACGATTGCGGGCTTTTCGCTAGGTGCTTTATCGGCCCTGGATATTGCCTGGCACGAATCAACTATATTCTCCAGAGTAGGGGCTTTTTCCGGTTCGTTTTGGTGGCGCAGCAAAGAGTATACGCCCAAGAACCCCGATAAACACCGCATTGCGCACCAGGTAATCCGGCAGACAAACGATAAGCCAAATTTAAAATTTTGGTTTCAGGCCGGCACCCAAGACGAAAAATCAGACCGCAACCAAAACGGCATTATCGATTCCATTGACGATACCACCAGCCTGATTGCAGAACTATACCGGAAAGGCTACGAACGGAACACAGAAGTACGGTACGTAGAGCTGCTGGGCGGGCGCCATGATATTACTACTTGGGGTAAAATTATGCCGGAGTTTTTATGCTGGGCTTTCCGGAATTAA
- a CDS encoding PQQ-dependent sugar dehydrogenase: MKNWIKLFVVFFTFTGLVWSCSDDDSFWDAMIPETDKDPTTTQINGYVFKPALVPATDENVQQLKVPAGFKVNKFAENLGKPRMLVVSPAGHVYASDRDAGTVTLLQDTNGDGASDSKNTVANIKQVHGLAIRGNQMYLVAVRELYRADINPDGTLGPPQMLLNDLPDAGQHPNRTIAFGPDDKLYITVGSTCNSCPEPNKENATILQANPDGTNRVIYAKGLRNTIGFGWHPQTGVLWGMDHGIDWLGDNDQKEELNQIKQGADYGWPYIYGEGKYNPGDRPEGDTTYQQYLQKTTLPTLTYQAHAAPLQMVYYTGTKFPAEYQNDAFIAMRGSWNRSSPVGYSVVRLHFENGQPTRFDDFLTGFLVNKNKAHFARPVGLAVHPDGSLLLSDDTNGVIYRIDYQP, translated from the coding sequence ATGAAAAACTGGATTAAACTATTTGTTGTATTTTTTACTTTTACCGGATTAGTGTGGAGCTGTAGCGACGACGATAGTTTCTGGGATGCCATGATTCCGGAAACCGATAAAGACCCTACTACTACCCAAATAAACGGCTACGTTTTTAAACCGGCCTTAGTACCGGCCACCGATGAAAATGTGCAGCAGCTAAAAGTACCCGCGGGTTTTAAGGTTAACAAGTTTGCCGAAAATCTGGGCAAACCCCGTATGTTGGTGGTAAGCCCCGCCGGGCACGTGTACGCTTCTGACCGGGATGCTGGCACGGTTACTTTACTGCAAGATACCAATGGCGATGGCGCCAGCGATAGCAAAAATACGGTAGCCAACATTAAACAAGTACACGGTTTAGCCATTCGGGGCAACCAAATGTACTTGGTGGCGGTGCGGGAATTGTACCGGGCCGATATAAACCCGGATGGTACGCTGGGCCCACCCCAAATGTTATTGAACGATTTACCCGATGCCGGCCAGCACCCTAACCGTACCATTGCTTTTGGCCCGGATGACAAATTATACATAACCGTAGGCAGTACCTGTAACTCATGTCCGGAACCCAATAAAGAAAATGCCACCATTTTGCAAGCCAATCCCGATGGTACCAACCGTGTAATTTACGCCAAAGGGTTGCGCAATACCATTGGCTTTGGCTGGCACCCGCAAACCGGGGTTTTATGGGGCATGGACCACGGCATTGATTGGTTAGGCGACAACGACCAAAAAGAAGAACTAAATCAGATTAAACAAGGCGCCGACTACGGCTGGCCCTATATTTACGGCGAGGGCAAGTATAACCCCGGCGACCGGCCCGAAGGCGATACAACTTACCAGCAATATTTACAAAAAACTACTCTACCTACCTTAACGTACCAGGCCCACGCGGCTCCGTTACAAATGGTATACTATACTGGCACTAAGTTTCCGGCGGAGTACCAGAACGATGCCTTTATTGCTATGCGCGGCTCCTGGAACCGCAGTTCGCCGGTAGGATACAGCGTAGTGCGGCTGCACTTTGAAAATGGCCAGCCCACTCGTTTTGATGATTTTTTAACAGGCTTTTTGGTGAATAAGAATAAAGCGCATTTTGCCCGGCCGGTAGGTTTAGCGGTGCACCCCGATGGTTCGTTGCTGTTATCAGACGATACAAATGGCGTTATTTACCGGATTGATTATCAGCCATAA
- a CDS encoding TerC family protein, with the protein MDHNNIYFWILFNAFILLLLGLDLFVFHRKSHEVKIKEALGWSAFWVALSLSFNALIYFWMGPTPALEFLTAYLIEKSLSVDNLFVFIMIFSYFKIPIQFQHKVLFWGILGALVLRATFIVVGVALLAKFHFIMYILGAFLIFTGIKMATTEQEEIDPKANPVVKFISRYIPVTNMLVGDKFFVKYDKTWFITPLFLVLVMVETTDVVFAADSIPAILAVSRDSFIVYTSNVFALLGLRALYFALAGIMKLFHYLHYGLSLILVFIGAKLLLSDIYKIDMVYALIVVAVILGGSVIISILLPKKETDEPEIVIKESEKPQQE; encoded by the coding sequence ATGGATCACAATAATATATATTTTTGGATACTGTTCAACGCCTTTATTTTATTACTACTGGGCCTGGACTTATTTGTATTCCACCGGAAGTCGCACGAAGTAAAAATTAAAGAAGCGCTGGGCTGGAGTGCCTTTTGGGTTGCTTTAAGTTTATCGTTTAATGCGTTAATTTATTTCTGGATGGGCCCCACGCCCGCCTTAGAATTTTTAACCGCCTACCTCATCGAAAAATCACTCAGCGTCGATAACTTGTTTGTGTTTATCATGATTTTTTCTTATTTCAAGATTCCCATCCAGTTTCAGCACAAAGTTTTGTTTTGGGGTATTTTGGGGGCCTTGGTTTTGCGGGCCACTTTTATTGTGGTGGGCGTAGCCTTACTGGCTAAGTTTCATTTTATTATGTATATCCTGGGCGCTTTCCTGATATTTACCGGAATTAAAATGGCTACCACCGAGCAAGAAGAAATAGACCCGAAAGCTAACCCGGTAGTTAAATTTATCAGCCGTTATATTCCGGTTACCAACATGCTGGTGGGCGATAAGTTTTTTGTTAAATACGATAAAACCTGGTTTATAACGCCTTTGTTTTTGGTGCTGGTAATGGTAGAAACCACCGATGTGGTTTTCGCCGCCGATTCTATTCCGGCTATTCTGGCGGTTTCGCGCGATTCGTTTATCGTGTATACGTCAAATGTGTTTGCCTTATTGGGTTTACGCGCCTTGTACTTTGCCCTGGCGGGCATTATGAAGTTATTCCACTACCTGCATTATGGTTTATCTTTAATTCTGGTATTTATCGGGGCCAAATTATTGCTCTCGGATATTTATAAAATAGACATGGTTTACGCCTTAATTGTAGTGGCGGTAATTTTAGGAGGCTCGGTAATTATATCTATTTTGTTACCGAAAAAAGAAACCGATGAACCCGAAATAGTTATCAAAGAATCGGAAAAACCCCAGCAGGAATAA
- a CDS encoding polyprenol monophosphomannose synthase, translating into MKNSLVIIPTYNEKENIEDIIRSVLSLTPPFHVLIIDDNSPDGTATIVKSLQIEFRDRLFLEQRLGKLGLGTAYIHGFKYALANGYDYIFEMDADFSHNPNDLPRLYDACHREGYDLAIGSRYIQGVNVVNWPMNRVLMSYFASAYVRLVTGMPIQDATAGFKCYRRKVLETINLDEIRFIGYAFQIEMKFLTYKFGFKIKEVPIIFTDRTKGISKISKGIIKEAFYGVLKMKINSYFRYFNR; encoded by the coding sequence ATGAAAAATTCGCTTGTTATTATTCCTACTTACAACGAAAAAGAAAATATTGAAGATATTATCCGCAGTGTACTTTCGCTTACCCCACCTTTCCACGTTTTAATTATAGATGATAACTCGCCGGATGGCACCGCCACCATTGTTAAAAGCCTGCAAATAGAATTTCGTGACCGTCTTTTTTTAGAGCAGCGCCTGGGTAAATTAGGCTTAGGTACGGCCTACATTCATGGTTTTAAATACGCTTTGGCCAACGGCTACGACTATATTTTTGAAATGGATGCCGATTTTTCGCACAATCCCAACGATTTGCCGCGCTTGTACGATGCCTGCCATCGCGAAGGCTACGACCTGGCCATTGGCAGCCGGTATATACAAGGGGTAAACGTGGTAAACTGGCCCATGAACCGGGTACTGATGAGTTATTTTGCCAGCGCTTACGTGCGTTTAGTAACTGGCATGCCCATCCAGGATGCTACGGCTGGTTTTAAATGCTACCGCCGCAAAGTACTCGAAACCATCAACCTTGACGAAATCCGGTTTATTGGCTACGCCTTCCAGATTGAGATGAAGTTTTTAACGTACAAGTTTGGCTTTAAAATAAAAGAAGTACCCATCATTTTTACCGACCGCACCAAAGGCATTTCTAAAATCAGCAAAGGCATTATAAAAGAAGCTTTTTACGGCGTGCTTAAAATGAAGATTAATAGCTACTTCCGGTACTTTAACCGCTAA
- a CDS encoding D-glycero-alpha-D-manno-heptose-1,7-bisphosphate 7-phosphatase, producing MKQKAVFLDRDGVLNVERGDYTYLPEDFILEEKVPEALALLKENGFLLIVVTNQGGLAKELFTRAQMQACHQKLQQNCRDIIDAIYYAPSHPAVSASLARKPGSLMLEKAIAKFNIDPSKSWMVGDQLRDMQAAGKVHVKGILVGPHPPETYLQQRTNLWDATQLILSHK from the coding sequence ATGAAACAAAAAGCTGTTTTTTTAGACCGCGATGGCGTATTAAACGTAGAACGCGGCGACTATACGTATTTGCCCGAAGATTTTATTCTGGAAGAAAAAGTACCGGAAGCCTTAGCTTTATTAAAAGAAAATGGATTTTTGTTAATTGTAGTAACCAACCAGGGCGGTTTGGCCAAAGAATTATTTACCCGGGCGCAAATGCAAGCCTGCCACCAAAAGCTCCAGCAAAATTGCCGGGATATCATCGATGCCATTTACTACGCGCCTTCCCATCCGGCGGTATCGGCTTCGTTGGCGCGCAAACCCGGTTCGTTAATGCTGGAAAAAGCCATCGCTAAATTTAACATTGATCCGTCCAAATCGTGGATGGTGGGCGACCAGTTACGTGACATGCAAGCGGCTGGGAAAGTACACGTAAAAGGAATTTTAGTGGGGCCGCACCCGCCGGAAACGTACCTTCAACAGCGTACTAATTTATGGGATGCTACTCAGTTGATCTTAAGCCATAAATAA
- a CDS encoding type III PLP-dependent enzyme domain-containing protein, producing the protein MDKYIDLINQTFDFPTEEFHVEDDQMIFNGIPLLEIIKEYGTPLKLTYLPKISSQIQKAKKLFRESMEKLNYQGTYTYCYCTKSSHFSFVLEEGLKNDIHIETSSSYDIPIIRALYEKGKLTKDRYVICNGFKRELYKSYIAELINDGFYNVTPILDNLSEIDYYKEHVTEKCRLGIRVASDEEPKFEFYTSRLGIRYNDVVDLYLNKIKDDPKFELKMLHYFINSGIKDTSYYWSELSRFVHKYCELKKVCPELDSIDIGGGFPIKTSIQSEYNYRYMVEEILRTIQRICQAEGVPEPNIFTEFGIFTVGESGANIYSILDLKLQNDKELWYMIDGSFITNLPDSWALSQRYILLAINHLNKGYRRVQIGGLTCDSQDYYNSETHSFQVFLPTITSEEKEPLYIGFFHTGAYQESLSGYGGIKHCLIPAPRHVIIDRDENGHLKTKMFADEQDSDSMLKILGYKQ; encoded by the coding sequence ATGGATAAATACATCGATTTAATAAACCAAACTTTTGATTTTCCCACCGAAGAATTTCACGTAGAAGATGATCAAATGATTTTTAACGGCATTCCGCTGCTCGAAATCATTAAAGAATACGGTACTCCGCTTAAGCTTACTTATTTACCCAAAATCAGTTCCCAGATTCAGAAGGCCAAAAAGCTGTTCCGCGAATCAATGGAAAAGCTGAATTACCAAGGTACTTATACGTATTGCTACTGCACCAAGTCGTCGCACTTTTCTTTTGTGCTGGAAGAAGGGTTAAAAAACGACATTCACATCGAAACTTCGTCCTCGTACGATATTCCGATTATCCGGGCTTTGTACGAAAAGGGAAAATTAACCAAAGACCGTTACGTGATTTGCAACGGCTTTAAACGCGAACTATACAAAAGCTACATCGCCGAGTTAATTAACGACGGGTTTTACAATGTTACCCCTATTCTGGATAACCTTTCGGAAATTGATTATTACAAAGAGCACGTAACCGAAAAATGCCGCCTGGGTATTCGGGTAGCTTCCGACGAAGAACCAAAATTTGAATTTTATACCTCACGTTTGGGCATCCGGTACAACGATGTGGTAGATCTTTATTTAAATAAAATTAAAGACGATCCAAAATTCGAATTAAAAATGCTGCATTATTTTATAAACAGCGGCATTAAAGACACCTCGTATTACTGGTCAGAATTAAGCCGGTTCGTGCATAAGTATTGCGAACTGAAGAAAGTTTGCCCGGAACTGGACAGCATTGATATTGGCGGCGGTTTCCCGATTAAAACGTCCATTCAATCAGAATACAACTACCGCTACATGGTAGAAGAAATTCTGCGTACTATCCAGCGTATTTGCCAGGCCGAAGGCGTGCCGGAACCGAATATTTTTACTGAGTTTGGTATTTTTACCGTTGGTGAGAGCGGCGCCAATATTTATTCCATTCTGGATTTAAAATTACAGAACGACAAAGAATTGTGGTACATGATTGATGGCTCGTTTATTACCAACTTGCCAGATTCATGGGCTTTGAGCCAGCGGTATATTTTATTGGCTATTAACCATTTAAATAAAGGTTACCGGCGGGTGCAAATTGGCGGCTTAACCTGCGACAGCCAGGATTATTATAATTCCGAGACGCACTCGTTCCAGGTGTTTTTACCCACTATAACTTCCGAGGAGAAAGAACCGTTATACATTGGATTCTTCCATACCGGCGCTTACCAGGAGTCGTTGAGTGGTTACGGGGGCATTAAACACTGTTTAATACCGGCCCCGCGCCATGTTATCATCGATCGCGACGAGAACGGCCACCTGAAAACTAAAATGTTTGCAGATGAGCAGGATAGCGATTCGATGTTAAAAATATTAGGCTATAAACAATAG
- a CDS encoding arginase has translation MLTNKNIKLIEVRSELGAGTRGASMGIDALKVACLNKQSDYFKRFISTEVANLNYVLFDRNLFPFAKYIDSILTVQKSIASTVQQTMVQGMFPLVLAGDHSNAAGTIAGIKAANRDKTLGVVWIDAHADCHSPFTTPSGNVHGMPLGIALNEDNLCCQVNNPDLETLFFWNVLKRVGGEGPKLKHEHLVYVMVRSTEEPENTLMQQHGIKNYKYAEFNEKGPQQVGQEVLERLKDCDIIYVSFDVDSLDPKFSRGTGTPVAIGLSVTQAQELCYTLCLSPKVCCFEMVEINPMLDIKNTMAKNAFRILELATEAILSRTG, from the coding sequence ATGTTAACTAATAAAAACATAAAACTTATTGAGGTACGTTCAGAACTCGGAGCCGGCACGCGGGGAGCGAGCATGGGCATTGATGCGCTGAAAGTGGCCTGCCTGAATAAACAATCAGATTACTTTAAGCGTTTCATTTCTACGGAAGTTGCTAATTTAAATTACGTACTTTTCGACCGCAATTTATTTCCGTTTGCCAAATACATCGATTCTATTTTAACTGTGCAAAAAAGCATTGCCTCTACGGTGCAGCAAACCATGGTGCAAGGTATGTTTCCGTTGGTGCTGGCCGGCGACCACTCAAATGCCGCCGGAACTATTGCGGGCATTAAAGCCGCTAACCGCGATAAAACCCTGGGGGTGGTTTGGATTGATGCGCACGCCGATTGCCATTCGCCATTTACCACGCCATCAGGTAATGTGCACGGCATGCCTTTAGGAATTGCTTTAAACGAAGACAACCTCTGCTGCCAGGTAAATAACCCAGACCTCGAAACCTTGTTTTTCTGGAACGTGCTGAAAAGGGTGGGCGGCGAAGGCCCCAAGTTAAAACACGAACACTTAGTGTACGTAATGGTGCGCTCTACCGAAGAACCGGAAAATACGTTAATGCAGCAACACGGGATTAAAAACTACAAATACGCAGAGTTTAACGAAAAAGGCCCGCAACAAGTAGGGCAGGAGGTGCTGGAGCGTTTAAAAGATTGCGATATCATTTACGTATCTTTCGACGTGGATAGCTTAGATCCAAAATTTTCGCGGGGAACGGGTACGCCGGTAGCTATTGGTTTGTCGGTTACCCAGGCTCAGGAGCTATGTTATACTTTATGCCTCAGTCCTAAAGTATGTTGTTTTGAAATGGTAGAAATTAACCCCATGCTGGATATTAAAAATACCATGGCCAAAAATGCCTTTCGTATTCTGGAACTTGCCACCGAAGCTATTTTAAGCCGGACAGGCTAA
- the argS gene encoding arginine--tRNA ligase, whose protein sequence is MELQQAIAQSISEALLNLYSITVEPTAIALQPTRKEFAGTFTFVTFPYTKTIGKTPDLIGVELGKYLKENTGEVYSYNVVKGFLNLEIDDAIWANVFQQLANDPDFGYAKTKKSKVVVEYSSPNTNKPLHLGHLRNNFLGYSVAEILKANGHEVVKVNLVNDRGIHICKSMLAYQLFGHNETPESAGIKGDHLAGKYYVLFDKAYKSEIDELVSSGMEVDKAKKEAPLMRQAQEMLQRWEQGDAATIQLWQQMNGWVYAGFDETYKNIGVDFDKFYYESQTYLLGKSTVEEGLAKEVFFKKPDGSVWVNLADEGLDEKLVLRADGTSVYITQDLGTAELKYQDFNYDSSIYVIADEQNYHMQVLQAILKKLGKPYAGGIYHLSYGMVDLPSGKMKSREGTVVDADELVAEMIETAHKQTDELGKIEGFTEAEAQHLYHTLAMGALKYFLLKVDPKKRMLFNPEESISFIGNTGPFIQYTHARIAAILRKAAELNIPTDLQAYAGVKSFHETEREVITQLAAFPNVVQEAANLYAPSVIGQYAYELAKTYNRFYTEVSIFQETDPAALSFRVTLSRMVAQTIKRAMLLLGIEVPERM, encoded by the coding sequence ATTGAATTACAACAAGCTATTGCCCAAAGTATCAGCGAAGCCCTTCTGAATTTATATTCCATTACCGTAGAACCAACGGCCATTGCCTTGCAGCCCACCCGCAAAGAATTTGCCGGTACTTTTACTTTTGTAACTTTCCCATATACCAAAACCATCGGCAAAACCCCCGACCTGATAGGAGTAGAGTTAGGCAAATACCTGAAAGAAAATACCGGTGAGGTTTACAGCTACAACGTGGTGAAAGGTTTTTTAAACCTGGAAATAGATGATGCAATTTGGGCCAACGTGTTCCAGCAATTAGCCAACGATCCGGATTTTGGTTACGCTAAAACTAAGAAAAGCAAAGTAGTAGTAGAGTATTCTTCGCCCAACACCAACAAACCTTTGCACCTGGGGCATTTACGCAATAACTTTTTAGGGTACTCCGTAGCCGAAATTTTAAAAGCCAACGGCCACGAGGTAGTAAAAGTAAATCTGGTAAACGACCGGGGCATTCACATCTGCAAATCCATGCTGGCGTACCAATTATTCGGGCACAACGAAACCCCCGAAAGTGCCGGCATTAAAGGCGACCATCTGGCGGGTAAATATTACGTGCTCTTCGATAAAGCGTATAAATCAGAGATTGACGAACTGGTATCGAGTGGCATGGAGGTAGATAAAGCTAAAAAAGAAGCCCCCTTAATGCGGCAAGCGCAGGAAATGTTGCAGCGCTGGGAGCAAGGCGATGCCGCCACCATCCAACTCTGGCAGCAAATGAACGGCTGGGTGTACGCGGGTTTTGATGAAACTTACAAAAACATCGGCGTAGACTTTGATAAATTTTACTACGAATCACAAACGTATTTACTCGGTAAATCAACGGTAGAAGAAGGTTTAGCCAAAGAAGTATTTTTTAAAAAACCGGACGGTTCGGTGTGGGTAAACTTAGCCGACGAAGGTTTAGATGAGAAATTAGTGCTGCGGGCCGATGGAACTTCGGTGTACATTACCCAGGATTTAGGCACTGCCGAGTTAAAGTACCAGGATTTTAACTACGATTCATCCATTTACGTGATTGCCGATGAGCAGAATTACCACATGCAGGTGTTGCAGGCTATTCTTAAAAAATTAGGCAAGCCTTATGCCGGCGGCATTTATCATTTATCATACGGCATGGTAGATTTGCCTTCGGGCAAAATGAAATCGCGGGAAGGAACGGTGGTGGATGCCGATGAACTGGTAGCCGAGATGATAGAAACGGCCCACAAACAAACCGACGAACTAGGCAAGATTGAAGGATTTACCGAAGCCGAAGCGCAGCACTTGTATCATACATTAGCCATGGGAGCGCTCAAGTATTTTCTGCTAAAAGTTGATCCAAAAAAGCGCATGCTGTTTAACCCAGAAGAATCGATCAGCTTTATTGGTAATACGGGGCCTTTTATCCAGTATACCCACGCCCGCATTGCGGCTATTTTGCGTAAAGCCGCCGAGTTAAATATTCCGACTGATTTACAAGCTTATGCCGGTGTAAAATCTTTTCACGAAACAGAACGGGAGGTAATTACCCAATTGGCCGCCTTCCCGAATGTGGTGCAGGAAGCTGCCAATTTATATGCTCCATCGGTAATAGGGCAGTACGCTTATGAGTTAGCCAAAACCTATAACCGCTTTTATACCGAAGTTTCTATTTTTCAGGAAACCGATCCGGCGGCCTTAAGCTTTCGGGTTACTTTATCCAGAATGGTGGCTCAAACCATTAAACGGGCCATGCTGCTATTAGGCATTGAAGTACCGGAGCGCATGTAG
- a CDS encoding glutathione peroxidase — translation MKYLGILLLLWLPFACQQSTKAKEQSTPPETTVMETTTEHVEGNKPSVYDFRFKTLDGSEINLNEFKGRKMLLVNVASECGFTPQYKELQQLYDQYGTKVVVIGFPANDFGGQEPGSNQEIAAFCEKNYGVTFPVVEKIAVTGPEQHPLYKYLSSKSLNGITDEAPTWNFCKYLINEDGKVVQFFSSKVAPMSEEIIAAIQK, via the coding sequence ATGAAATACCTGGGTATACTTCTGTTATTATGGCTGCCATTTGCTTGTCAGCAGTCTACTAAGGCCAAAGAACAATCTACTCCACCCGAAACAACCGTTATGGAAACAACAACAGAACACGTAGAAGGAAACAAACCTTCGGTTTATGATTTTAGATTTAAAACTCTGGATGGTTCAGAAATTAACCTGAACGAGTTTAAAGGCCGCAAAATGCTGCTGGTAAACGTGGCCTCGGAGTGTGGTTTTACGCCGCAGTATAAAGAACTGCAGCAACTTTACGACCAGTACGGCACCAAGGTAGTGGTAATTGGTTTCCCGGCTAACGATTTTGGCGGTCAGGAACCCGGCTCTAATCAGGAAATTGCGGCATTTTGCGAAAAGAACTATGGCGTTACTTTTCCGGTAGTAGAAAAAATTGCAGTAACTGGCCCGGAACAGCATCCTTTGTACAAGTACTTATCCAGCAAATCTTTAAACGGCATAACCGACGAGGCACCTACCTGGAACTTCTGCAAATATTTAATTAACGAAGACGGCAAAGTAGTGCAGTTTTTCTCATCGAAAGTAGCGCCTATGAGCGAAGAAATAATCGCGGCTATTCAAAAATAA
- a CDS encoding 1,4-dihydroxy-2-naphthoate polyprenyltransferase, whose product MASSSSIQSPGKVKAWVSAFRLRTLPLALASIGMGSFLAASQGKFNFTIVFLCALTTVLLQVLSNLANDYGDSQHGADSLHREGPSRAVQAGHINATEMKKAIYLTAFLSLVSGVLLLFLALGTHGIYLFFTFLALGLVCIWAAVSYTAGSKPYGYAGLGDIAVFVFFGLVGVLGTYFLQTGVLTADMFWPAASLGFFSTGVLNINNIRDIRSDELAGKRSIPVRLGPQRARVYHWFLLAAGLLSGIIYVGLNYHSPGQFLFLITLPLFFRIGTHVYRLQQPAQLDPYLKQMALSTMLFVLLFGIGQIL is encoded by the coding sequence TTGGCTTCATCTTCTTCCATTCAGTCGCCTGGTAAAGTAAAGGCCTGGGTTTCGGCCTTTCGGCTCCGTACGTTGCCTTTAGCTTTGGCCAGTATCGGCATGGGAAGTTTTCTGGCCGCATCGCAAGGTAAATTTAACTTTACGATTGTGTTTTTATGCGCCCTTACTACCGTACTTCTGCAGGTTTTATCTAACCTGGCCAACGATTACGGCGACTCGCAGCACGGGGCGGATAGCCTGCACCGCGAAGGTCCTTCCCGCGCGGTGCAAGCGGGGCATATTAACGCCACCGAAATGAAAAAGGCTATTTACCTGACGGCTTTTTTAAGTTTAGTATCCGGAGTGCTGCTTTTGTTTTTGGCGCTGGGCACGCACGGCATTTACCTTTTTTTTACTTTTCTGGCTTTGGGCCTGGTGTGCATCTGGGCGGCAGTATCGTATACGGCGGGCAGTAAACCTTACGGCTACGCGGGCTTAGGCGATATTGCCGTGTTTGTGTTTTTTGGTTTAGTCGGGGTCTTAGGTACGTATTTTTTGCAAACCGGCGTGTTAACCGCCGATATGTTTTGGCCAGCGGCCAGCCTGGGTTTTTTTTCCACGGGAGTGCTCAACATAAACAACATCCGCGATATCCGGTCGGATGAACTGGCTGGTAAACGCTCGATACCTGTAAGATTAGGGCCGCAGCGTGCCCGGGTGTATCATTGGTTTTTGTTAGCCGCCGGTTTACTTTCCGGAATTATATACGTGGGTTTAAACTACCATTCGCCGGGGCAATTTTTGTTTTTAATTACCTTACCGCTTTTTTTTAGAATCGGTACCCACGTATACCGCCTGCAACAACCCGCCCAGCTTGACCCTTATTTAAAACAAATGGCTTTAAGCACCATGCTTTTTGTTTTGCTATTTGGCATCGGGCAAATTTTGTGA